The Eurosta solidaginis isolate ZX-2024a chromosome 4, ASM4086904v1, whole genome shotgun sequence genome includes a window with the following:
- the LOC137248979 gene encoding tektin-3, which translates to MLCWAVEDKNLLSRFPTIYSKPESVKDLMLKSSIPIVSAKNPIKLITSKSHRSKLPNMKYHATSYLENRIFDHRLVKDNLLDKWPTENSTIHEYIERKDHRNLAESYPWSTAGAPPCMEPVSGPSVPPRVGISYQTNHPHPWRPALAYEMIEVKNLAEQPVTNQLVKPCFLPAGMTTEPMNFPNLVTGFERNPQHAARAALFTRYTNNEWVNSNLTKYAESNINRNQSERLRNDAVRLMRETDEKTSQGQRDAGRRLGERITDVTFWRNELNTELDKLVSESAAISELKRRCGKAMLDLEAPLHIAQECLYHREARAGVEKVHDTAEKALLLEIDNIRNSRDKLKELHEKITRQANDCRAAQHLLEDDVAHKESTLGIDSVCHQLNNYSRGITYYGGIEKYDPSISTQESWAEASSQRVSRSQAERAKLSQLRSDAETIVNAIAQSVWDHWSNTNNALDRRAQEMNESKNKIQLHLHKVQQELFDLEKHIFLIQKALQDKSGPLKVAQTRLEARTHREGVELCKDWAQLRLIQEVKDIQDTVKQLHHKLQEAEAQHQNLLKTRSTLEADLRRKVNALFIDREKCMGLRRSFPVNNLIKY; encoded by the exons ATGCTTTGTTGGGCTGTTGAGGATAAAAACTTACTTTCGCGATTTCCGACTATATATTCAAAACCAGAATCGGTCAAAGATTTAATGTTGAAATCGAGTATACCCATAGTGAGTGC caaaaacccAATTAAACTTATCACTTCAAAATCGCATCGTTCAAAATTACCAAACATGAAGTATCATGCTACATCATATCTGGAGAATCGCATTTTCGATCATCGTTTGGTTAAGGATAATCTATTGGATAAATGGCCGACAGAAAATAGCACCATACACGAGTATATTGAGCGCAAAGATCATAGGAATTTGGCAGAATCATAC CCATGGAGTACAGCTGGAGCACCACCATGCATGGAGCCTGTTTCCGGGCCTTCAGTGCCCCCACGTGTGGGCATTTCCTATcaa ACAAATCATCCCCATCCATGGCGACCAGCGCTAGCCTACGAAATGATTGAGGTCAAGAATTTGGCTGAACAACCAGTAACAAATCAGCTCGTCAAACCATGCTTCTTACCCGCGGGCATGACAACTGAACCAATGAACTTTCCTAACTTGGTAACGGGCTTTGAACGTAACCCACAACATGCCGCTCGTGCGGCACTCTTTACACGCTATACCAACAACGAGTGGGTCAATAGTAATCTTACCAAATATGCCGAGTCTAATATAAATAG AAATCAATCGGAACGGCTGCGTAACGATGCAGTACGTCTAATGCGTGAAACCGATGAGAAAACTTCTCAGGGCCAACGTGATGCTGGCCGACGTTTAGGTGAACGTATAACAGATGTAACTTTTTGGCGCAATGAATTAAATACCGAATTAGACAAACTCGTATCAGAATCGGCGGCAATATCCGAATTGAAACGGCGGTGTGGCAAAGCGATGTTGGACTTAGAGGCACCCTTACATATCGCACAGGAATGCTTGTACCATCGTGAGGCACGTGCAGGTGTAGAAAAGGTGCATGATACAGCGGAGAAAGCACTGCTGCTGGAGATTGATAACATACGAAATTCGCGCGATAAGCTTAAGGAGCTGCATGAAAAG ATAACAAGACAAGCCAACGACTGCCGGGCGGCTCAACACTTGTTGGAGGACGATGTAGCACATAAGGAGTCTACGCTGGGTATTGATTCGGTTTGCCATCAGCTAAATAATTATAGTCGCGGTATTACTTATTATGGTGGCATTGAAAAATATGATCCAAGCATAAGTACACAAGAATCTTGGGCTGAGGCAAGCAGCCAGCGCGTTAGCAG ATCCCAAGCTGAGCGCGCCAAGCTCTCACAACTACGTAGCGATGCTGAAACAATTGTTAATGCTATTGCTCAATCCGTTTGGGACCATTGGAGTAATACAAATAATGCTTTGGATCGCCGTGCACAAGAAATGAATGAATCCAAAAATAAGATACAACTGCATCTGCACAAAGTGCAACAGGAGCTCTTCGATTTAGAGAAGCACATTTTCTTGATACAGAAAGCCCTACAAGATAAATCGGGTCCATTGAAAGTGGCTCAAACACGTTTGGAAGCACGTACCCATCGTGAGGGTGTGGAGTTGTGCAA GGATTGGGCTCAGCTGCGCTTAATACAAGAAGTAAAAGATATACAGGATACTGTCAAACAACTACATCATAAACTGCAAGAAGCCGAGGCTCAACACCAAAATCTCCTCAAGACACGTTCAACTCTTGAGGCTGATTTGCGGCGCAAAGTgaatgcattatttattgatcGTGAAAAGTGTATGGGATTGAGACGTTCTTTCCCCGTTAATAATTtaatcaaatattaa